From the Shewanella amazonensis SB2B genome, one window contains:
- a CDS encoding integron integrase, whose translation MMTHSPFLNAVRDSIRLRGYSLRTEKTYLHWIKFYILFNQKRHPDTMGSAEITAFLTYLAVERHVAANTQKVALNALIYLYQKFLQIELGELPFSLATKQRSLPIVVTQTEVAHILAKLSGVHLHVIQMLYGSGLRVTECLRLRVQDVDLERLSVTVHDGKGNKDRQTLLSRSCLNWLPDQIEHSLNIQQKDNQRGIGPSMPTALSVKYPNAFREPGWMYLFPSSGLCPHPITGEICRHHLHDSAIRKALRIAVRHAGVRKKVNCHTFRHSFATHLLQAGYDIRTVQELLGHNDVKTTQIYTHVLGQHYAGTVSPLDRL comes from the coding sequence TTGATGACACACAGTCCCTTCCTGAATGCTGTCCGCGACAGTATACGTTTGAGAGGCTACAGCTTGCGCACGGAGAAAACTTACCTTCATTGGATTAAGTTTTACATTCTTTTCAATCAAAAACGCCATCCTGACACTATGGGCAGCGCGGAAATTACCGCGTTTTTAACCTATCTTGCTGTAGAGCGCCATGTGGCCGCGAATACCCAAAAAGTGGCCTTAAATGCGTTGATCTATCTGTATCAAAAGTTTTTACAGATTGAGCTTGGCGAGTTGCCTTTTTCATTGGCCACCAAGCAGCGTTCTTTGCCCATCGTCGTCACACAGACAGAGGTCGCACATATCCTCGCTAAACTGAGTGGGGTTCACTTACATGTGATTCAAATGCTCTACGGCAGTGGGCTCAGAGTGACAGAATGTCTCAGGCTTAGGGTGCAGGATGTCGACTTGGAGCGGTTATCTGTGACCGTGCATGACGGTAAAGGGAATAAGGACCGCCAAACGTTGCTCAGCCGAAGTTGCCTGAATTGGTTACCGGATCAAATTGAACATAGTCTGAATATCCAGCAAAAAGACAATCAACGTGGTATTGGACCATCGATGCCTACAGCACTTTCGGTAAAGTACCCGAATGCCTTTCGCGAACCTGGCTGGATGTATTTGTTTCCGAGTAGTGGATTATGCCCTCATCCTATCACCGGTGAAATTTGCCGCCATCATCTTCACGACAGTGCGATTCGCAAAGCGTTGAGAATCGCGGTGCGTCATGCTGGGGTGCGCAAAAAGGTGAATTGCCATACTTTCCGTCATTCCTTCGCTACTCACTTGCTGCAGGCCGGATACGATATCCGTACTGTGCAGGAGTTATTGGGCCATAACGATGTAAAGACAACCCAGATTTACACCCACGTACTGGGCCAGCATTACGCCGGAACAGTCAGCCCCCTTGATCGGTTGTGA
- a CDS encoding CoA transferase subunit B, which produces MALSREQLAQRVAKELKDGYYVNLGIGIPTLVANYIPDGMQVMLQSENGLLGMGEFPTEETIDPDLINAGKQTVTAVKGASFFSSAESFAMIRGGHVDLTVLGAFEVDVEGSIASWMIPGKLVKGMGGAMDLVAGADNIIVTMMHADKYGNSKLLPKCELPLTGFGCIKRVLTDLAFIEIKDGAFHLLERAPGVTVEEIVEKTAGKLIVPEHVPEMQF; this is translated from the coding sequence ATGGCACTTTCAAGAGAACAACTGGCCCAGCGCGTCGCCAAAGAGCTTAAAGACGGCTACTACGTAAACTTAGGCATCGGCATCCCTACCTTGGTGGCCAACTATATCCCCGACGGCATGCAGGTGATGCTGCAGTCGGAAAATGGCCTGCTGGGCATGGGCGAATTCCCCACCGAAGAGACTATCGACCCGGATCTGATTAACGCCGGTAAGCAAACCGTAACAGCGGTAAAAGGCGCATCGTTTTTCTCCAGCGCCGAAAGCTTCGCCATGATCCGCGGCGGCCATGTGGACTTAACCGTGCTCGGTGCCTTCGAGGTGGACGTTGAAGGCTCTATCGCCTCCTGGATGATCCCCGGCAAGCTGGTAAAAGGCATGGGCGGTGCCATGGATTTGGTGGCCGGTGCCGACAATATTATCGTTACCATGATGCACGCCGATAAATACGGTAACTCCAAGCTGCTGCCCAAGTGCGAGCTGCCGCTCACCGGCTTTGGCTGTATCAAACGCGTGCTTACCGATCTGGCCTTTATCGAAATCAAAGATGGCGCCTTCCACCTGCTGGAGCGCGCCCCCGGCGTGACCGTGGAAGAAATCGTCGAGAAGACCGCAGGCAAGCTTATCGTGCCCGAGCACGTACCTGAGATGCAGTTCTAA
- a CDS encoding CoA transferase subunit A has translation MAGLYKVVDSYDQALAGLTDNMTIMVGGFGLCGIPEGLINQMVKLGTKGLTAISNNAGVDDFGLGLLLQNKQISTMIASYVGENATFERQMLSGELNVILTPQGTLAEKIRAGGAGIPAFFTATGYGTPVAEGKETREIKGRHYVLEESLTADFALIRAWKADTMGNLVFRKTAANFNPMMATAGKITVVEVEEIVEPGELDPDHIHTPGIYVDRIIKGSFEKRIEQRTVKKA, from the coding sequence ATGGCTGGACTCTACAAGGTCGTCGACAGTTACGACCAGGCCCTGGCGGGCCTAACTGACAATATGACCATTATGGTGGGCGGATTTGGCCTGTGCGGTATTCCGGAAGGCCTGATTAACCAGATGGTAAAACTTGGCACCAAGGGGCTGACTGCCATTTCCAACAACGCAGGGGTGGACGACTTTGGTCTGGGGCTGTTGCTGCAAAACAAGCAGATCAGCACCATGATAGCCTCCTACGTGGGTGAAAACGCCACCTTCGAGCGCCAGATGCTGAGCGGCGAGCTGAACGTTATCCTCACCCCACAGGGCACACTGGCTGAAAAAATCCGTGCCGGCGGCGCCGGTATCCCGGCTTTCTTTACCGCCACTGGCTACGGCACTCCGGTTGCCGAGGGTAAAGAAACCCGCGAAATCAAGGGTCGCCACTATGTGCTGGAAGAGTCCCTGACCGCCGATTTTGCCCTTATCCGCGCCTGGAAGGCCGATACCATGGGTAACCTGGTGTTCCGTAAAACCGCCGCCAACTTCAACCCCATGATGGCCACCGCCGGTAAAATCACCGTGGTGGAAGTGGAAGAAATTGTTGAGCCGGGCGAGCTTGACCCGGACCATATCCACACCCCGGGCATTTATGTGGATCGCATCATCAAAGGCAGCTTTGAGAAGCGTATCGAACAGCGCACCGTGAAAAAGGCTTAA
- a CDS encoding hydroxymethylglutaryl-CoA lyase, producing the protein MALPTHISLFEVGPRDGLQNEKQVTTADKILLVESLAAAGVKRIEAASFVSPKWVPQMADSGEVLKGISRVAGVRYSALTPNLKGLELALDANASEVAVFAAASEGFSQKNINCSIEESIERFIPLIEKAKEHNLPVRGYVSCVLGCPYDGEIATSEVARVSEILYKLGCYEISLGDTIGVGTPLKARKMVEAVAARVPVDKLALHFHDTYGQALANILASLESGIRTVDTSVAGLGGCPYAKGASGNLASEDLVYMLHGMGIETGIDLHKLIEAGNRISAALGRHSGAKVARALT; encoded by the coding sequence ATGGCACTGCCAACCCATATCAGCCTGTTTGAAGTCGGCCCCCGTGACGGCCTGCAAAACGAAAAGCAGGTGACCACGGCGGACAAAATTCTGCTGGTTGAAAGCCTTGCCGCCGCCGGAGTAAAACGTATCGAAGCAGCCAGTTTTGTGTCGCCCAAGTGGGTGCCGCAAATGGCCGACTCCGGCGAGGTACTCAAGGGTATTTCCCGCGTGGCCGGAGTGCGTTACAGCGCCCTCACCCCCAATCTCAAGGGGCTGGAACTGGCACTTGACGCCAACGCCTCTGAGGTAGCGGTATTTGCCGCCGCCAGCGAGGGCTTTAGCCAGAAGAACATCAACTGCTCGATTGAAGAGTCGATTGAGCGGTTTATCCCACTGATAGAAAAAGCAAAAGAGCATAACCTGCCGGTGCGTGGTTATGTCTCCTGTGTGCTGGGTTGCCCCTACGATGGCGAGATAGCCACAAGCGAAGTGGCGCGGGTGTCTGAAATTCTGTACAAACTCGGCTGCTATGAAATTTCTTTGGGTGACACCATAGGCGTTGGCACACCGCTAAAGGCCCGTAAAATGGTGGAGGCCGTGGCGGCCAGGGTGCCAGTGGACAAACTTGCGCTGCACTTTCACGACACCTACGGCCAGGCGCTGGCCAATATCCTCGCCAGCCTTGAGAGTGGCATCCGCACCGTGGATACCTCGGTGGCGGGCCTGGGCGGCTGCCCCTACGCCAAAGGCGCGTCGGGTAACCTTGCCAGCGAAGATTTGGTGTATATGCTCCACGGCATGGGCATAGAAACAGGCATTGATCTGCATAAGCTGATTGAGGCCGGAAACCGCATCAGTGCCGCCCTTGGTCGGCACAGCGGCGCCAAAGTGGCACGGGCTCTGACCTAG
- a CDS encoding acetyl/propionyl/methylcrotonyl-CoA carboxylase subunit alpha has translation MFNKLLIANRGEIACRVIRTARDMGIKTVAVYSDADRDARHVALADESFYLGESAPASSYLRGELIIDIAKKCGAEAIHPGYGFLSENAAFARACEASGIAFVGPGSDAIDAMGSKSAAKLIMEKAGVPLVPGYHGDDQSDATLLAEAKKIGYPLLIKAAYGGGGKGMRIVESESELKAAIDSARREAASSFGNDKLLMERYLRQPRHVEVQVFADSQGNCVYLSDRDCSIQRRHQKVVEEAPAPGLPDSLRKQMGEAAVAAAKAIDYRGAGTVEFLLDVDMSFFFMEMNTRLQVEHPVTEMVTGQDLVKWQLLVAAGAQLPLEQHEIQIHGHAFEVRIYAEDPNNEFLPASGKLTFLREPEPSRHVRIDSGVRENDVISNYYDPMIAKLIVWDESRPRALARLTRALGDYRVGGLKHNIEFLSNIAEHPAFAQANFSTDFIGRYGDALIGDSRDEADTAFVLAVLTQLRLREAVSQDVAGHDPFSPWSSLKGFRLSSPRRHSVTLLDDAHQSRSAELTESNGRYQLCLNDKLIELSGSIEDSELKCEINGHKMKVTVSLEDGGLTVFLSSGSYHFREVLGQVLEETASSEDKLKAPMNGTVVTHLVAAGDKVSAGQGLLVMEAMKMEYTIEAPFDGVVSEFFFAPGELVSDGTLLLALEMADAAADSKETEA, from the coding sequence ATGTTTAACAAACTCTTAATTGCCAATCGCGGCGAAATTGCCTGCCGCGTTATCCGCACCGCCCGCGACATGGGCATTAAAACCGTGGCCGTCTACTCAGATGCCGACCGCGACGCCCGCCATGTGGCGCTGGCAGATGAGTCTTTTTATCTGGGTGAAAGCGCCCCGGCGAGCTCTTATCTTCGCGGTGAGCTGATTATCGATATCGCCAAAAAATGCGGCGCCGAGGCCATTCACCCCGGTTACGGCTTTTTGTCGGAAAACGCTGCTTTTGCCCGCGCCTGTGAGGCAAGCGGCATCGCCTTTGTGGGCCCGGGCTCAGACGCCATCGACGCCATGGGCAGCAAAAGCGCCGCCAAGCTGATTATGGAAAAAGCCGGTGTGCCCCTGGTACCCGGTTACCACGGCGACGACCAAAGTGATGCCACCCTGCTTGCTGAAGCCAAAAAAATTGGTTATCCCCTGCTTATCAAGGCCGCCTACGGTGGTGGCGGCAAGGGCATGCGTATTGTCGAGAGTGAGAGCGAGCTTAAAGCGGCCATCGACTCGGCCCGCCGCGAGGCCGCCTCAAGCTTTGGCAACGATAAACTCTTGATGGAGCGTTATCTGCGTCAGCCGCGCCACGTTGAGGTGCAGGTGTTTGCAGACTCACAGGGCAACTGCGTGTATCTGTCTGACCGCGACTGCTCTATTCAGCGCCGCCACCAAAAGGTGGTGGAAGAAGCCCCTGCCCCGGGCCTGCCGGACAGCCTGCGCAAGCAAATGGGTGAAGCTGCCGTTGCCGCTGCCAAGGCCATCGACTATCGCGGCGCCGGTACCGTGGAGTTCCTGCTTGACGTCGATATGAGCTTCTTCTTTATGGAGATGAACACCCGTCTGCAGGTAGAGCACCCGGTGACCGAAATGGTCACTGGTCAGGATTTGGTGAAATGGCAGCTGCTGGTTGCTGCGGGTGCCCAGCTGCCACTGGAGCAGCACGAAATCCAAATCCATGGCCACGCCTTTGAGGTGCGGATTTACGCCGAAGATCCCAATAACGAGTTTTTGCCTGCCAGTGGCAAGCTCACCTTTTTGCGTGAGCCAGAGCCAAGCCGTCATGTGCGCATCGACTCTGGCGTGCGTGAAAATGATGTGATTTCAAACTACTACGACCCCATGATTGCCAAGCTGATTGTGTGGGACGAGTCGCGCCCCCGCGCGCTGGCACGCCTTACCCGCGCCCTTGGCGATTACCGTGTGGGCGGACTTAAACACAATATCGAGTTTCTCTCCAACATCGCCGAGCATCCGGCGTTTGCACAGGCGAACTTTTCCACCGACTTTATCGGCCGCTATGGTGATGCGCTGATTGGCGACAGTCGCGACGAAGCAGACACCGCCTTTGTGCTGGCCGTGCTCACTCAGCTGCGTTTACGTGAGGCTGTGTCTCAGGACGTGGCTGGACACGACCCCTTCAGCCCCTGGTCGAGCCTGAAAGGCTTTCGCCTAAGCAGCCCAAGACGCCACAGCGTAACCCTGCTGGATGACGCTCACCAAAGCCGCAGCGCAGAGCTCACCGAGTCAAACGGCCGCTATCAGCTGTGCCTTAACGACAAGCTGATTGAGCTAAGCGGCAGCATTGAAGACAGCGAGCTTAAGTGCGAAATCAACGGCCACAAAATGAAGGTGACAGTATCGCTGGAAGACGGCGGCCTCACCGTGTTCCTCTCAAGCGGCAGTTACCACTTCCGTGAAGTGCTCGGCCAGGTGCTGGAAGAAACCGCGAGCTCAGAAGATAAACTCAAGGCACCGATGAACGGCACTGTGGTGACCCATCTGGTGGCTGCGGGCGATAAAGTCAGCGCCGGTCAGGGTTTGCTCGTGATGGAAGCCATGAAGATGGAATACACCATAGAAGCGCCCTTTGATGGGGTGGTGAGCGAGTTCTTCTTTGCCCCCGGCGAGCTGGTGTCGGACGGTACCTTGCTGCTGGCGCTGGAGATGGCCGATGCTGCAGCCGACAGTAAAGAAACGGAGGCCTGA
- a CDS encoding enoyl-CoA hydratase-related protein — translation MTTMTSIAELSASFSRIRLELNGRVGYLILNRPEVHNAFDEVMISEMTQAINAFAHESECAVMVLKSDGKHFSAGADLNWMRKQAAMDFDDNLKDARELANLMDTLDRFPKPSIALVNGAAYGGALGLVCCCDIAISSHKASFCLSEVKLGLIPAVISPYVVRAMGPRQSRRYMLTAERFDASMALALGVVHEIADDLDAAAAPIIQNLLSGSPQALGWCKSLIARLQSGVIDEHTRDYTSERIARIRVSAEGQEGLNAFFDKRSPAWVNDTGSKD, via the coding sequence ATGACAACCATGACTTCCATTGCCGAGCTGTCTGCCTCCTTCAGCCGCATCCGCCTGGAGCTTAACGGCAGGGTGGGGTATCTCATCTTAAATCGCCCCGAGGTGCACAACGCCTTCGATGAGGTGATGATTAGCGAAATGACCCAGGCCATCAACGCCTTCGCCCATGAGAGCGAGTGCGCTGTAATGGTGCTTAAAAGCGACGGCAAGCACTTCAGCGCTGGCGCCGACTTGAACTGGATGCGCAAGCAAGCCGCCATGGACTTTGACGACAACCTCAAAGATGCCCGCGAGCTTGCCAACCTGATGGATACCCTGGACCGCTTCCCCAAGCCCTCCATCGCCCTGGTAAACGGTGCAGCCTACGGCGGCGCGCTGGGGCTGGTTTGCTGCTGCGATATTGCGATTTCGAGCCACAAAGCGAGTTTCTGCCTGTCTGAAGTCAAACTTGGCCTCATTCCGGCGGTGATTAGCCCGTACGTGGTGCGCGCCATGGGACCACGCCAGAGCCGCCGCTATATGCTCACGGCTGAGCGCTTCGATGCCAGCATGGCGCTGGCCTTAGGCGTAGTGCATGAAATCGCAGACGATTTGGACGCTGCAGCCGCGCCCATTATCCAAAATCTGCTGAGTGGCAGCCCCCAGGCGCTGGGGTGGTGCAAATCGCTTATTGCCCGTTTGCAAAGCGGCGTAATTGATGAGCACACCCGTGACTACACCAGCGAGCGCATCGCCCGCATTCGGGTGTCCGCCGAAGGACAGGAAGGCCTCAACGCCTTTTTTGATAAGCGCAGCCCAGCGTGGGTTAATGATACCGGCAGCAAGGACTAA
- a CDS encoding carboxyl transferase domain-containing protein, with amino-acid sequence MTQLTSRVNPRSDEFKQKHDAMAALVADLKDKLAHIEQGGGLVAMERHLSRGKLAPRARVEKLLDPGSPFLELSQFAAFEVYDEDVPAAGIIAGIGRVSGVECMIIANDATVKGGTYYPITVKKHLRAQAIAERCHLPCIYLVDSGGANLPRQDEVFPDRDHFGRIFFNQARMSAKGIPQIAVVMGLCTAGGAYVPAMADESIIVREQGTIFLAGPPLVKAATGEEVSAEELGGGDVHTKISGVADHLAQNDEHALELARKAVSRLNHQKQVELQLSKVKPPKYDINELYGIVGTDLKKPFDVKEVIARIVDDSDFDEFKANYGTTLVCGFARIHGYPVGIVANNGILFSESAQKGAHFIELCCQRKIPLVFLQNITGFMVGKKYEHEGIAKHGAKMVTAVSCATVPKFTVLIGGSYGAGNYGMCGRAFEPTLMWMWPNARISVMGGEQAAGVLATVRKDGLARKGETMSAEEEAKFKAPIIAQYDKEGHPYHASARLWDDGIIDPAQTRDVLGLAISAALNAPIEETRFGVFRM; translated from the coding sequence GTGACTCAACTTACCTCCCGCGTGAATCCACGCAGCGACGAATTCAAACAAAAACACGATGCCATGGCGGCCCTGGTGGCTGACCTCAAGGATAAGCTCGCCCATATCGAACAGGGCGGCGGCCTGGTGGCCATGGAGCGCCACTTATCCCGTGGCAAGCTCGCCCCCCGCGCCCGGGTGGAAAAACTCTTAGACCCCGGTTCGCCCTTTTTGGAGCTCAGCCAATTTGCCGCGTTCGAAGTCTACGATGAAGACGTACCGGCAGCAGGCATCATTGCCGGTATCGGCCGGGTCAGCGGCGTCGAGTGCATGATTATTGCCAACGATGCCACCGTAAAAGGCGGTACCTACTACCCCATCACGGTGAAAAAGCACCTGCGCGCCCAGGCCATTGCCGAGCGCTGCCATCTGCCCTGCATCTATCTGGTAGACTCAGGCGGCGCCAACCTGCCCCGTCAGGACGAAGTCTTCCCCGACCGTGACCACTTCGGCCGCATCTTCTTCAATCAGGCACGTATGTCCGCCAAGGGCATTCCGCAAATCGCGGTGGTAATGGGTCTGTGTACCGCAGGCGGCGCCTATGTGCCTGCCATGGCGGATGAATCCATTATTGTGCGCGAACAGGGCACCATCTTTTTGGCAGGCCCGCCTCTTGTGAAAGCGGCCACCGGCGAAGAAGTCAGCGCCGAGGAGCTTGGCGGCGGCGATGTACACACCAAAATCAGTGGCGTGGCCGATCATCTGGCGCAAAACGATGAGCACGCGCTGGAGCTCGCCCGCAAGGCAGTATCGCGCCTTAATCATCAAAAGCAGGTTGAGCTGCAACTTTCGAAAGTGAAACCGCCCAAGTACGACATCAACGAACTGTACGGCATAGTCGGTACCGACCTTAAAAAGCCCTTCGATGTGAAGGAAGTGATTGCCCGCATCGTGGATGACTCCGACTTTGACGAGTTCAAGGCCAACTACGGCACCACCCTGGTGTGCGGATTTGCCCGTATCCATGGGTATCCGGTGGGGATTGTAGCCAACAACGGCATCCTGTTTTCAGAGTCGGCCCAAAAAGGCGCCCACTTTATTGAGCTGTGCTGCCAGCGCAAAATCCCGCTGGTGTTTTTGCAAAACATCACCGGCTTTATGGTGGGTAAAAAATACGAGCACGAAGGCATTGCAAAGCACGGTGCCAAGATGGTGACTGCGGTTTCCTGCGCCACTGTGCCCAAATTCACCGTGCTGATTGGCGGCAGCTACGGCGCCGGTAACTACGGCATGTGTGGCCGCGCCTTTGAGCCTACCCTGATGTGGATGTGGCCCAATGCCCGCATTTCAGTGATGGGCGGAGAGCAGGCCGCTGGTGTGCTCGCCACTGTGCGTAAAGATGGTCTGGCCCGCAAAGGCGAAACCATGAGCGCCGAAGAAGAAGCCAAATTCAAGGCGCCCATCATCGCCCAGTACGATAAAGAAGGTCATCCATACCATGCCAGCGCCCGCCTGTGGGATGACGGCATTATCGACCCGGCGCAAACCCGTGACGTACTGGGGCTGGCCATATCCGCCGCCCTCAATGCCCCCATCGAAGAGACCCGCTTCGGCGTGTTCCGCATGTAA
- a CDS encoding isovaleryl-CoA dehydrogenase, translating into MSHLYSTLNFGLGEDVDMLRDAVYEFAKGEIAPLAEKVDRDNAFPNELWAKFGDMGLLGVTVAEEYGGVNMGYLAHVVAMEEISRASASIGLSYGAHSNLCVNQIYRNGNEAQRAKYLPKLISGEHIGALAMSEPNAGSDVVSMKLHARKEGDRYILNGNKMWITNGPDAHTYVIYAKTDLDKGPHGITAFIVERGFKGFSQAQKLDKLGMRGSNTCELVFEDCEVPEENILGGLNNGVKVLMSGLDYERVVLSGGPLGIMTACMDIVVPYVHERVQFGKSIGEFQLVQGKLADMYTGMNAAKSYVYNVARACDRGETTRKDAAGVILYAAELATKMALDAIQLLGGNGYVNEYATGRLLRDAKLYEIGAGTSEIRRMLIGRELFNETK; encoded by the coding sequence ATGAGCCACCTGTACTCTACTCTCAACTTCGGACTCGGTGAAGACGTGGATATGCTGCGGGACGCGGTATACGAATTTGCCAAGGGTGAAATTGCGCCGCTGGCGGAAAAGGTTGACCGCGACAACGCCTTCCCCAACGAGCTGTGGGCCAAGTTCGGTGACATGGGCCTGCTTGGCGTGACCGTGGCCGAAGAATACGGCGGCGTGAACATGGGTTACCTCGCCCACGTGGTGGCCATGGAAGAAATCAGCCGCGCCTCGGCCTCCATTGGCCTGTCTTACGGCGCTCACTCCAACCTGTGCGTTAACCAAATCTATCGCAACGGCAATGAGGCCCAGCGTGCCAAGTACCTGCCCAAGCTCATCAGCGGTGAGCACATTGGCGCCCTGGCCATGAGCGAGCCCAATGCCGGCTCCGACGTGGTATCCATGAAGCTGCATGCCCGCAAGGAAGGCGACCGCTATATCCTCAATGGCAACAAGATGTGGATCACCAATGGCCCCGATGCCCACACCTATGTGATTTATGCCAAGACTGACCTCGACAAGGGACCACACGGCATCACCGCCTTTATCGTTGAGCGTGGATTCAAGGGTTTCTCCCAGGCGCAAAAGCTCGACAAGCTGGGTATGCGCGGCTCCAACACCTGTGAGCTGGTGTTTGAAGACTGTGAAGTACCGGAAGAAAACATCTTAGGCGGCCTCAACAACGGCGTGAAAGTGCTGATGAGTGGCCTCGATTACGAGCGCGTGGTGCTCTCCGGTGGCCCACTGGGCATCATGACAGCCTGTATGGATATAGTCGTGCCTTATGTGCACGAGCGGGTGCAGTTTGGCAAGTCTATTGGTGAATTCCAACTGGTGCAGGGCAAGCTTGCCGACATGTACACCGGCATGAATGCGGCCAAGTCTTACGTTTACAACGTGGCCCGTGCCTGTGACAGAGGCGAAACCACCCGTAAAGATGCCGCCGGTGTCATCCTATACGCCGCCGAATTGGCAACCAAGATGGCGCTGGACGCCATTCAGCTGCTGGGCGGTAACGGTTATGTGAATGAATATGCCACCGGCCGTTTGCTGCGGGATGCCAAGCTGTATGAAATCGGCGCAGGCACCTCGGAAATCCGCCGCATGCTGATTGGCCGCGAGCTGTTTAACGAGACTAAATAA
- a CDS encoding MerR family transcriptional regulator: protein MSSTNSAQTSYSISDLSKEFDITTRSIRFYEDQGLLKPKRRGQTRIYSLKDRVRLKLILRGKRLGFSLAETRRLFELYDADKTSVTQLNTMLALIEEKKAALQQQMDDIKVVLMELTSAEAQCRGALDGQSRSS, encoded by the coding sequence ATGAGTTCAACCAACAGTGCGCAAACCAGCTATTCAATCAGTGACTTGTCGAAAGAATTCGACATTACCACCCGCTCTATCCGCTTCTATGAGGATCAGGGGCTGCTCAAGCCCAAGCGTCGTGGTCAAACCCGTATCTACAGCCTGAAAGACCGGGTTCGCCTTAAGCTGATTCTGCGCGGTAAGCGCCTCGGGTTTTCCCTGGCGGAAACCCGCCGTTTGTTTGAACTTTACGATGCCGACAAAACCAGCGTAACCCAGCTCAATACCATGCTGGCGCTGATTGAAGAGAAAAAAGCGGCACTGCAACAACAGATGGACGATATCAAGGTGGTCTTGATGGAACTCACCAGCGCCGAGGCCCAATGCCGCGGCGCCCTGGATGGCCAATCCAGGAGTTCCTGA